CGATTCCCGAAACAACGAAAACCATTTTTACGGCTGAAGAGATTGCCCTGCTTTGGGAAAACCAGCATCTTGAATGGGCTGATTCCGTTCTGTTCCTCTTATACACAGGATTCCGCATCTCTGAAATGCTTGACCTGCAAATTGCCAATATCGATCTCAAAGAACAAATCATGACAGGAGGTACAAAAACAAAGGCCGGTAAAAATAGAGTCGTACCTATCCATTCCAAGATTCGAGCGATCGTCGAAAAAAGATACCATTCATCAAAAAACGGATACTTATTTGAAAACAACGGCTCCAAATTATACGTGCAGCTCTATCATCCACTCTGGCGCTCTCTGATGAAAAAGCTTCAGATGAAGCACACCCCTCATGAATGTCGCCATACCTTCCGTTCTCGCCTTGACTCTGCCGGCGCAAACAAAGTCTGTATTGACAAAATAATGGGGCACAAATCATCAGATGTTGGCGAGCGCGTATATACGCATAAAGATATTAAAGAATTGAAAATGAACATTGAATTAGTAACAAGTTAGTAACAATTAGAAGGAAAAACCTTGTATTTACAGGGTTCTTCCTTCTAATTTTTTTGTTTTACAACACTTTGCATAACATTCGCAAGGAGGGAAAAAACTATCTTTAAAAAAGGAGGGCAATTTATGAAAAAATTTATGGTTTCACTCCTGTCTTTTACGATCGTCATCCCTTTTTTCAGCGCAGGCTGCAGTCTTAT
This genomic window from Selenomonadales bacterium contains:
- a CDS encoding site-specific integrase — translated: IPETTKTIFTAEEIALLWENQHLEWADSVLFLLYTGFRISEMLDLQIANIDLKEQIMTGGTKTKAGKNRVVPIHSKIRAIVEKRYHSSKNGYLFENNGSKLYVQLYHPLWRSLMKKLQMKHTPHECRHTFRSRLDSAGANKVCIDKIMGHKSSDVGERVYTHKDIKELKMNIELVTS